Within Ktedonobacterales bacterium, the genomic segment GCCGCCTGGAAGGCGGCGCTACACGCCTCCTCAGCCCCCCTCTCCTGCCGCCTGGAAGGCGGCGCCCACTTGTAGCGCCGCCTTCCCGGCGGCTCAACGCTGGCCTGCCGGGACGTTGGCCTGGAGGGCGGACGCTCGCTCTGGCGAATCGTTGGCCGCCTGGAAGGCGGCGCTACAAGTGACACATCTTGCCTGCCAACACCTCATGTGTATTGGAATTACTTTTGTCTACACCCCTTGACAGGTCGAATGAGAGACGGTATACTACTTTCATCGCTTCCCTGTGTTGTGTGTTTGTAGGAGTTGTCTCGCGGAATAGACAACTGAATAACGCGAATGGCATGGCGCAGCCGGTGAAGAAACACCGGCGCGCCACTCGCCCCAGCCCTGATCATACCAGGAGTGAGGCTGAGTGGTATTGTACGCTCAAAAAGCCAAAAACTGCTCGGCGGCTCTCTCCTGGAATGGGCGTCCGATAGGATATATCGGGCGGCCATGTTCGACGCTCGCGCGTCTCCAGGCGAGAGCCGTTTTCGCGTTCAACGCCACGCGCTTTGCGCGAAAGGAGCAGGTCCATGCGTCTCTTTGGGTCCAAACGGTCTGCGTTTCGTTCGGCTTTCTCTGGCTCGCCCTCGTCGTTTTCAGCCCCGCGCTTTGCTGCGCCCGCTGCCGCTGGCAATGCCAGCCGGAGGCAGACGCCGCTCTCTGGCGCTCGCTTCGAGGCGGCGCTGCTGCTGGCAGGGCTGCCCGCTGCGGGGCGCGAGTATCATATGCAGCGGCTGCTGGCGGCAGCAGCGAAGCGCCCGCCCTGGAGCGTGGGCGACGTTGGCGCCGACCCCGCCGAGCAGTTACAATCCTGGTGGCCGCTCGCGGCGGAGAAGATCGCGCAGCAGCAGCCGCGCGGCTTGCTCTTGATATTCCACACCGAACTGGAGGCGGGCCTGCGCAGCATGGCGACGCCGCTTGACCTGCTCAACCGCGTGGTGCGCGGCGTGTTCTTGCTGCGCCAGGGGCGGCGCGTCGGGCAGGTTTATCAGGAACTGGAGCGCCAGCTTGGCGACGAAAGCCTGGCGCTGGCGCAGGTGGCGCGGGTGTTTGTCGCGCTGTAGCCGCCGCCTGTACCGCCGCCGTCCCTGGCGGCGAATCGGTGGACTGCCGGGACGTGGGACTGTAGAGGGCAACGTTCGTGCTGGCGCAGCGCTGCGCCGCCAGGGACGGCGGCGGTACAGGCGCCCCGCAGCCCGGCCACCAGCCGCCTGGAAGGCGGCGGTACACGCAAGAGGCCGCCGAGACGGCGGCGGTACACGCGGGCTGTGCTTCACAGATCGCCCACCCACAGGCGCTGCATCTCTTCGCAGCGGGCCAGCAGATCATCTAAGCACCCTTCAGCCTCGATCTGGCCGTCCTTGAGGACCATAATAGAGTCGGCGCGGCGCAAGACCGCGTGCCGGTGGGAGACCACCAGGCAGGTTCGGGCCTGGACTGATTCGGCGCTCTGCTGGCCCGCTGGCGGGATGGCTGCGGCGAACAGGCGCTCCCAGAGGGTCTGCTCAGTCTCCACGTCCAGCGCGCTGGAGAGGTCGTCGAAGACCAGCAGTTCCGGCGTTCGCGCAAACATACGGGCGGCGGCGGTGCGCTGCGCCTGGCCGCCGGAGAGCCTGACGCCGCTGGGGCCAATGAGCGTTTCCAGACCCTGATCGAACGTCTCCACGTCGCGCTCCAGCGCGGCCAGGCGCAGCGCGGCATCCAGATCGCCCGGCTGCTCCGGCAGGCCGAGCAGGATATTGTTGCGCAGCGTGTCGCTGAAGAGCGTCGGCGTCTGCGCGGTATAGGCGCAGCGCGGCGGCGTAAAAAAGCGGGCTGGATCGCTCACCAGCGCGCCGTTCCAGCGGATGTCGCCGCGCTCTTTGGGCAGCAGACCCAGCAGGGCGCGCAACAGTGTCGTTTTGCCCGCGCCGACGCGCCCGGTGATGACGACCATCTGCCCGCGCTTGACCCGCAGGGCTATGCCCTCGATGCCGCGCCCGCTGGCGGGATGGCGATAGGTTAAATCGGTCACGTCCAGCCGCTCCAGCCGGTCTGTCGCTGTTTTGAGGATGGGCGGCAAAGTGGGCAGCGGGCCGCGCTGATAGATTGGCCCATACTCGACCAGGGCCGAAGGCGCTGCGCCGTCCAGCAGCGGCAGCAGCCGCTCGTGAGCCACTTTTGCCTGCTGATACATGCCAAGCGTCACCGCGAGTTCTTCGACGCTCAGCGAGATGAGGGGAAGATAGGAGACGAACAGGGCAAAATCGCCGACAGTGAAGCTGCCCGCGCGCAGCGCCTGGCCCGCCAGCAGCAAGACCAGGCCCACGCCAATATTGGCGGCGCTGGCGCTGAAGAGGTTCAGGCAGAGCGCGCTGAACAGGTTTTCGCGCAGCGCGGCCCTGCGCCTTGTCGCACTCAGGCTGGTCAGATGGGCGACGACGCGGCGCGCGGCCCCGGCGATCTGGATGGCCTGCGCCGCGCCAAACATCTCGCCCAGCGCGGCGCTGACACCGCCTGTTGCTTCGCGGCTGGCTCGGCGAAAGCCTTCGACGCGCCGCCCGGCCAGATGGACGCCCACGCTGATGAGCAGCAGCGGCAAGACCGCCGCGAGCGTGACGAGCAGGTTGATGCGGGCCATGATGACCAGTGCGACTACTGCCATCGTTCCCAGCCCGACCATAGCGATGATCTGAGCCAGCGTCCAGGCGATGCCCGCGCTGGCATATTCACCATAAATATCTTCGTGGAGCCGATTCGCCAGATCGCCAGGAGCGGCGGGCAGCGGGAGCGCGCCGGGGCGCTGGAGGAGGCGCGCGAAGAGGTTTTTTCTGAGCAGCGTGGCGCTGCTGTTCATGGGGAAGCGTTGGGTCACTACCGTACCTGTTACGGCGGCGATGCGCCCAATCGCCACGGCGACAAAGAGCGCGAGCAGGCGCCAGAAGCCCGCATCAAGCCCGGCACTGCCGCTGCCAGCAGGCGCACCGCTCAGCCGATCAAAGACCTGTTGCAGCACCAGACCAGGGGCCAGCCAGATCAACTGGCGAGGAAACTGCAAGAGGAAGGTGAGCAAATAGGACCAGGGCGAGAAGCGCACCAATCGCCAGAACACGTGCCAGGTCTTCACGCTAACAGCTCCTCTCGATCAGCGGTACGCAGCAGGCGCGCGTAGCGCGTGCCAGGATCAGCCGCCAGCGCGGCGCGTGGCCCTTCTTCTACGACGCGGCCTGTTTCCAAGATCAGGATGCGATCCACGCGCTCGACGGTTGCCAGCCGATGCGCGATGATAAGGCCGGTCCGATTGGCGAGCAGGCTGGCGGTGGCCTGCGCGATCAGGCGCTCGGTGGCCGGGTCGAGGCGCGACGACGCCTCATCTAAGATGATGACCTGGGGGTCTTGCAGCAAGACGCGGCAGAAGGCCAGAAGTTGGGCTTCGCCCGCCGAAAAGCCGCCATCGGGGCCAGACGTGGTATCCAGCCCACGCGGCAGCCGGGCGAACCATTCGCCCAGCCCCAACGTTTCGATAGCCTGTATCAGCCGGGCATCGGGGATGCTGGCGTCGAAAAAGGTCAGGTTATCGCGCACCGTTCCCTGGAACACCTGCACGTCCTGGGTGACCATGCCGATGCGCCGCCGCAGATCGGCCAGGCGCGCCAGGCGAATATTCTGCCCACTCAGCAAGACAGCGCCGCTGTCGGGATCGTAAAAGCGAAAGAGCAGGCGCGTGATCGTCGTTTTGCCGCTGCCGGTGTGCCCCAGCAGCCCCAAGACCTGCCCTGGCGCAAGCTGAAATGAGACCCGCGTGAGTACCGGCTGATCGGGAGCGTAGCGAAACGAGACATCCTGAAACGCCAGCGCCAGCGGTCCTTCAGGGAAACTGACGCCTGGCCCGTCTTGCAGGCGGAGTGGTGTGCGAGAGAGTTCCGCGATGCGCTCCAGCCCGGCCCTTGCCCGTTGCAGCGAATCTGCCTGGACGTTGATTTCCAGCACATTGCTGGTCAGCAGAGCGGTGTAGCTGTAGAGCAAAAAGACGGTACCAAGCGTCATTGAGTGCTGGAAGAATAGGAAGGCGCTCAGCGCCAGCGTCAATGCTGTGCCAAGCGTGGTGAGCAGCATGCTCGCGCTGACTGAAAGGGCGAAGAACAATTGGGTGCGCACCAGCGCGCGATGTAGGCGGCGCTGGAGGGCGAAGTAACGGCGCAGCGCGTAGGCGGCAGCGCCGCTGGAAACGAGGTCTTCCAGCCCGCCGAGATGTTCGCCCCAGAAGCCGCTCATTTCAGCCGTCACCTGGCGCGCCGCCTTGTAGACCGGAATCGCCAGACGCTGGACCCGGCGCAAGATGGGTATGAGTAGCGCGCCATAGACCGCCAGCGCCAGACCGATGCGCGCGTCTTCCCGCGCCACCAGAACCAGGACGCCCGCCAGCAGCGCGCCTCTCCCCAGCACGTTGATGACCACTTGCGAAAAGACCTCCGCGAGCGTGGCAACATCGCCATCTACGCGCTCCATGAGTTCGCCGGGCGTGTGGTTCTGGTGAAAACTGAGGTCGAGCGTCAGGCAGTGCAAGGCCAGATCGGAGCGCAGGCGGTTGGTGGCTGTCCAGCCGACATCTTCGCTGAAATAGCCCGCGAGGCCGGAGATTAGCTGCGCGCCGAGCATTGCGCTGAGAAAAAGCAAAGCCGCGCCGCTCAGTGTCGCCAGGCTGCCGCCGCTGCGGGCGCTATCAATGAAGGCGCGCAGGACTTGCGGGCCAACTAGCTCCAGGCCAATGCTGGCGAGGAGTAAGATTGTCATCAGCAAGACTTCAGGCCACTGCGGGCGCAGATACGTGACCAGCAGATCGAGGTGCTGCCGCCAGTTGATGGCTTTCGAGGGCAGGCTGGCCTGTGGGCCGGGTGTGGTCATGGCTGATTCTCCTGTTACACCAATGTGCTAACCGTCAATAACCTGAATGGGGGTTAGCATACCTGGACATGCTAACCATCAATAACCTGAATGGGGGTTAGTATGCCTGGACATGCTAACCGTCAAGTCCCCTCTCGATCTCCTGGGGAAACCATACTCTAAGCCAGACAAAAAAACATCGCCTGTTTGGGCGATGTGTACTACTGGATCAGTATGGTAAGATAGGGCTAGAAAACATCCGGTGGATACAATATTTCAGCTTGCTTGTTAATAAGATCAAGCTGAATGCTACTGCACTATTTCCCTCAAGCTCTGGCCGGTGTATGAACCAGGGGTTCTGGTGATCTGTTCGGGAGTTCCCTGAGCGATCAGTTTGCCGCCCCCCGCGCCGCCTTCCGGCCCAAGGTCAATGACCCAATCGGCTGCCTTTACCAATTCCAGATTATGCTCCACGACTATCACGGTGTTGCCTGCATCCACGAGGCGTTGGAGCACCCCCAGCAAACGCGCGGTATCGGCCAGGTGCAGGCCGGTGGTAGGTTCGTCGAGTACATACAGGGTGCGACCAGTGACACGGCGGCCCAGTTCCTTCGCCAGCTTGACGCGCTGGGCTTCGCCGCCTGAAAGTGTGGTGGCGGGTTGCCCAAGCTGGAGATAGCCCAGGCCAACGTCGGATAGCACCTGGAGGCGGGAGAGGGCAGCGGGAACATCCTTGAACAGCGTCAAGGCTTCTTCAATGGTGAGATCGAGTACCTGGGAAATGTCGTGATCACGGTAACGCACGGTCAGCGTCTCGCGGGTGAAGCGGCGTCCGTGACAGGCCGGGCAGCGCACTTCTACGTCAGGCAGGAAGTGCATGTTGATGGTCAGGGCGCCGACGCCTTCGCATCGCTCGCAGCGCCCACCTGGGACGTTGAACGAGAAGTGGCGGGCAGATAACCCAAGGCGGCGCGCTTCAGGAGTAGCGGCAAATGCTTCGCGGATCGGGGTAAACGTATCGGAATAGGTTGCGGCGTTCGAGCGCGGGATGCGCCCGATGTGATTCTGATCAATGGTGATGATCTTATCGAGATATTCGTAGCCTTCGATAGCGTCGTGTTCACCGGGGGCGTCGCTCGAACCATAGAGGCGCTGGCGGATGGCGCGGTCAAGGATGTCGAATACCAGCGAGGATTTGCCAGACCCGGATACGCCCGTCACAGCGACCAGCAAGCCCAGCGGTAGGCGCACAGTGATGTTCTGGAGATTGTGCTGGCGAGCGCCGCGTATGGTAATGGCTTTGTCGGTTGGCGCGCGGCGGCGCTGTGGGGCAGGGAAGGATGCTCGCCCGGCCAGGTAATCTCCGGTGAGCGACCCCGGCTGCTCGGCAATTTCAGCCGGTGTACCGGCGGCGACCACCTGCCCGCCGTGTTTGCCCGCGCCTGGGCCGAAGTCAACCACGTAATCTGCGGCGGAGATCATTTCCAGGTCGTGTTCGATGACGAGGACGGTGTTATCAAGATCGCGCAGGCGGCGCAAAACGTCAATCAGGCGGCGGGTGTCGCGGTGGTGCAGCCCGATGGTTGGCTCGTCGAACACGTACAGAACGCCGCTCAACCCCGAACCAAGCAAAGAAGCCAGACGCAGCCGCTGGGCCTCACCGGCTGAGAGGGTGGGCGACGAGCGTTCCAGGGTCAGGTAACTGGCGCCGACTTCGACCAGCCGCGCGATGCCCTCGTTCAGATCAATCAGGATAGGTTCGGCGATGATCATTTCATCGGGGCTGAGAACGGCAGGGAGAGCGTCCAGCCAGGCGCCGAGGTCGCCAAGCGACAGGCGCGAGACGGCGATGATGGTCTGCCCGTTGACAGTCACGGCCCGGCTTTCAGGGCGCAGGCGCGTGCCAGCACAGTCGGGGCAGGTTTGGGTGACGAGGAATTCTTCCAGCTTGTCGTGGTAATCGGCTTCGTGGATGTGTTCGTGGAGGTGTTCAGCGTAGCGGCGCAGGAGATTGGTGGTGATGCCTTCGAAGCGTCCCTGGCGGACGGTGGTTGGCGGCTCGATAGTTGGGAAGTGGCGGCGAAAGAGCGGGTTGTCCACCCCAAAGAACAGCAGGTCGCGCTGCGTCTGGCTATAGTCTTTGACCGGAAGCGAGAAATCGAATGCGAACCCGTAATGCGCAGCGGCTGCCTGCAAGGTGGCGATGTTGTAGTTGATGTGCAAATGGTGGTCCCACCCGGCAACGGCGCCATCAGGGATGCTCTTTTGCTCGTCAACCAGGCGCTTGATGTTGGCCTGATGGGTGCTGCCCAAGCCGGTGCAGGTTGGACAGGCCCCGGCGGGTTTATTAAAGGAAAAATGGGCCATGCCGATCTCTGGAATGGGCGCGCCGCAATGTGGGCAGGGAAAAGTTTCTTCTGGAGCGGATGCGTCGTCCGCGCTGGATTCGCTCTCCCATTCCGCGTTGGAAGGGTCGAAGGAAGGCGGGACGGTTTTTCCACAGGTTGGGCAGGGGCGGTGTCCCAGGCGAGCAAATAATACGCGCAGATAGGTATAGATTTCGGTGGTGGTGCCAACTGTGGAGCGCGGGCTGTGGTTGGTGAGATGCTGGTCTATGCTGATTGATGGGGAAAGCCCGGTGATGACATCAACCGGGGGCTTCGCCACTCCAAAGGCAACCATTCCGAGCGCCTCCAGGTACTGGCGCTGCCCTTCTTTGTGCAGGATGTCGAACCCAAGGGTGGATTTGCCCGAACCGGACAGGCCAGTCAGGACGACGAACTGGTTCTTGGGGATCGTAAGGGTGACATTTTTCAAGTTATGCAGCCGAGCGCCACGAATGGTGATGTGAGCAGTCATCTGACCTCCAGGATAGATAGGTTGGGGACAGAATGTGCGCTGTCTCCATAATGATTCTGTGAAGGGCGGCTTCACAGATTCTACCAACCTATAACCCATACAGACCATAAAGCGTATACAAGGGGAGCAGCCTGAACGTCTGGTGGCGGGGTTCGTAACGCGGTTCGTAACACTTTCGTCACGGACGTCGGGTATCCTGGGGGGAGAAGCAGTTTGGGGCATCGGCATAGAACGATGCGAGGCTGCTCCGTTAGCGAGAGATGCTTGCTGACGACGTTTGAGCGAGAAAGGTTATCCCTTTTATGCAGCCCACATCAGAAAAGCGCGCGGGCATCCATCCCCTGGTCCTGGGCGCGCGCTATGGCTTTCTTGTTGTCGCCTGGCTGTTTATGCTGGCTGTGGTCGCGCAGTTCTTCTTGATCGGCCTCAGCTTCTTCACCACGCTGGGCTTTGAGCCACATATCGAATTGGGCCACACGTTTTCTCTCCTGATCATTGTCCTGTTTTTGCTGTCCCTGGCCGCGCGGCTCCCGCTCAAGATCGTTGGGTTGATCGCGCTGCTGTTCGTCCTCTATGGCTTGCAGTATGTGTTTGCGGAGGTTGCTCAGGCTAACCCCAGCAGCCTGGGATGGTTGTTTGCGTTCCATCCCGTCAACGCGCTGATTATCTTCGGGCTGGGTACGTTCCTGGTGCGACAGGCGCGGCAGTTTCTGCCGAGGCCGTTGGGGACACTGGCGAGCGCGCAGCCGCCAGCCGCGCAGGTTCCCGCAGGCGCGGAAGTCGCTGGCGATTAACAGACAACCGCGCCCTGGGGCATACCGCCAGGGCGCGGTTGTCTGTATCAGCCTTGCGGGTTCCACCAATTATCGGGGGTCACTTGTAGCGCCGCCATCCTGGCGGCTAACGCTGCGCCCTGGCGAGCGTTCGCCCTCCAGGCCAACCTACCAGCAGGCCAACGCTGGCCGCCAAGATGGCGGCGCTGCCAGTAACACGCCTCGCTTGCCAACACCTCAGATTTGGGAGAACCAGCCTTGCGCGCCCTCTTTCCACTTTTAGCGGCCTGCGTTAGAATCATTCAGCAGGGGTTCAACTTTGGAGAAAGCTCCAGGCCGTTTGTGTAGTGTTCGAGAAAGAGCGCGCTATGAAGTTACCGCTTCCCGATGGCTGGCAGCCGCTGCTGGCTGATGAATTGGAGAAACCCTACTTCAAGAAGCTGCAAGCGTTTGTGGACGAGGAACGCCACACGCAGACCGTTTTTCCCCCGGAAGAAGATGTTTTTTCAGCCCTGGCGCTGACTCCCTACGCGCAGGTGAATGTGTTCCTGCTGGGTCAGGATCCCTATCACGATGATCATCAGGCGCACGGACTCTGTTTTTCGGTGCGCCCAGGCATCAAGCCGCCGCCGTCGCTGGCGAACATGTTTGTCGAACTGCGCAACGATGTGGGCTTTCGCGTACCCAACAACGGCTCTCTGGTTCCCTGGGCGAAACAGGGCATCTTGCTGCTGAACGCGGTGCTGACGGTTCGGGCGCATCAGGCCAATTCCCACAAAAATCACGGCTGGGAAACCTTTACCGATGCCGTGATTCGTAGGGTCAACGAAAAAAGCGAGCCAGTGATCTTTGTCCTGTGGGGGGCTTACGCGCAAAAGAAGACCGCGTTGATTGATACCAGCAGGCACACGATCATCCAGTCCGCGCATCCGTCGCCGCTTTCGGCGCGCAACGGGTTCTTTGGCAGCAAGCCCTTCTCGAAGATCAACGCGGCCTTGTGCGCCAATGGCAAGCCAGAGATTGACTGGCAGCTTCCCGATCTCTAATGTTGAGTGCTGGCCGCCTGGAAGCCAACGCTGTAGGTGGGTATCGGCGGCTATCCGACTACCGGGAAGGCTGCGAGTGGGGGCGGAGTCGCTGCCGAGGCGACAACCAGGCGATAGAGCGCCGGGTAGGCGGCGAAGGGCATCTTCCGGCGCAGCGCCTCAAAGGCTCTGGTCGCCTGGTCCCTGGTCGCTTCATAGAGCAGCGACGATTCCCATTGAGTGACCGCCACAAAGCGAAACTTTGCCGATGGGTCCAGACTTTCGTGCAGGTGGATTGACAGAGCGCCTGGGGCGCGCCGCATCTGCTCGGCGATTTCGTTCCATCCTTTCAGAAACTCCTCGTCCTTCCCCGCTGGTATCTCGAATGACGTAATCTCTTTGATGGTGTGCATGGGTGCGGCCCTTTCTTTGCTGACAACAGACTCATAGACAACAAAGATACGATGGTCTGCAAAGGCCATACCAGGGAGATGAACGCGGCCAGCGCGGGTTTGTCAAGAAACGCTCTTTCGCTCATCGGCCCGGCTCGTGTAAAATAAAGGTCCAACAAGGCGATTGTGCGCCTGAGTGGACCTGAGAAGAAAGGGAGCC encodes:
- a CDS encoding ABC transporter ATP-binding protein, with amino-acid sequence MKTWHVFWRLVRFSPWSYLLTFLLQFPRQLIWLAPGLVLQQVFDRLSGAPAGSGSAGLDAGFWRLLALFVAVAIGRIAAVTGTVVTQRFPMNSSATLLRKNLFARLLQRPGALPLPAAPGDLANRLHEDIYGEYASAGIAWTLAQIIAMVGLGTMAVVALVIMARINLLVTLAAVLPLLLISVGVHLAGRRVEGFRRASREATGGVSAALGEMFGAAQAIQIAGAARRVVAHLTSLSATRRRAALRENLFSALCLNLFSASAANIGVGLVLLLAGQALRAGSFTVGDFALFVSYLPLISLSVEELAVTLGMYQQAKVAHERLLPLLDGAAPSALVEYGPIYQRGPLPTLPPILKTATDRLERLDVTDLTYRHPASGRGIEGIALRVKRGQMVVITGRVGAGKTTLLRALLGLLPKERGDIRWNGALVSDPARFFTPPRCAYTAQTPTLFSDTLRNNILLGLPEQPGDLDAALRLAALERDVETFDQGLETLIGPSGVRLSGGQAQRTAAARMFARTPELLVFDDLSSALDVETEQTLWERLFAAAIPPAGQQSAESVQARTCLVVSHRHAVLRRADSIMVLKDGQIEAEGCLDDLLARCEEMQRLWVGDL
- a CDS encoding ABC transporter ATP-binding protein; protein product: MTTPGPQASLPSKAINWRQHLDLLVTYLRPQWPEVLLMTILLLASIGLELVGPQVLRAFIDSARSGGSLATLSGAALLFLSAMLGAQLISGLAGYFSEDVGWTATNRLRSDLALHCLTLDLSFHQNHTPGELMERVDGDVATLAEVFSQVVINVLGRGALLAGVLVLVAREDARIGLALAVYGALLIPILRRVQRLAIPVYKAARQVTAEMSGFWGEHLGGLEDLVSSGAAAYALRRYFALQRRLHRALVRTQLFFALSVSASMLLTTLGTALTLALSAFLFFQHSMTLGTVFLLYSYTALLTSNVLEINVQADSLQRARAGLERIAELSRTPLRLQDGPGVSFPEGPLALAFQDVSFRYAPDQPVLTRVSFQLAPGQVLGLLGHTGSGKTTITRLLFRFYDPDSGAVLLSGQNIRLARLADLRRRIGMVTQDVQVFQGTVRDNLTFFDASIPDARLIQAIETLGLGEWFARLPRGLDTTSGPDGGFSAGEAQLLAFCRVLLQDPQVIILDEASSRLDPATERLIAQATASLLANRTGLIIAHRLATVERVDRILILETGRVVEEGPRAALAADPGTRYARLLRTADREELLA
- the uvrA gene encoding excinuclease ABC subunit UvrA encodes the protein MTAHITIRGARLHNLKNVTLTIPKNQFVVLTGLSGSGKSTLGFDILHKEGQRQYLEALGMVAFGVAKPPVDVITGLSPSISIDQHLTNHSPRSTVGTTTEIYTYLRVLFARLGHRPCPTCGKTVPPSFDPSNAEWESESSADDASAPEETFPCPHCGAPIPEIGMAHFSFNKPAGACPTCTGLGSTHQANIKRLVDEQKSIPDGAVAGWDHHLHINYNIATLQAAAAHYGFAFDFSLPVKDYSQTQRDLLFFGVDNPLFRRHFPTIEPPTTVRQGRFEGITTNLLRRYAEHLHEHIHEADYHDKLEEFLVTQTCPDCAGTRLRPESRAVTVNGQTIIAVSRLSLGDLGAWLDALPAVLSPDEMIIAEPILIDLNEGIARLVEVGASYLTLERSSPTLSAGEAQRLRLASLLGSGLSGVLYVFDEPTIGLHHRDTRRLIDVLRRLRDLDNTVLVIEHDLEMISAADYVVDFGPGAGKHGGQVVAAGTPAEIAEQPGSLTGDYLAGRASFPAPQRRRAPTDKAITIRGARQHNLQNITVRLPLGLLVAVTGVSGSGKSSLVFDILDRAIRQRLYGSSDAPGEHDAIEGYEYLDKIITIDQNHIGRIPRSNAATYSDTFTPIREAFAATPEARRLGLSARHFSFNVPGGRCERCEGVGALTINMHFLPDVEVRCPACHGRRFTRETLTVRYRDHDISQVLDLTIEEALTLFKDVPAALSRLQVLSDVGLGYLQLGQPATTLSGGEAQRVKLAKELGRRVTGRTLYVLDEPTTGLHLADTARLLGVLQRLVDAGNTVIVVEHNLELVKAADWVIDLGPEGGAGGGKLIAQGTPEQITRTPGSYTGQSLREIVQ
- a CDS encoding DUF6220 domain-containing protein gives rise to the protein MQPTSEKRAGIHPLVLGARYGFLVVAWLFMLAVVAQFFLIGLSFFTTLGFEPHIELGHTFSLLIIVLFLLSLAARLPLKIVGLIALLFVLYGLQYVFAEVAQANPSSLGWLFAFHPVNALIIFGLGTFLVRQARQFLPRPLGTLASAQPPAAQVPAGAEVAGD
- the ung gene encoding uracil-DNA glycosylase; the encoded protein is MKLPLPDGWQPLLADELEKPYFKKLQAFVDEERHTQTVFPPEEDVFSALALTPYAQVNVFLLGQDPYHDDHQAHGLCFSVRPGIKPPPSLANMFVELRNDVGFRVPNNGSLVPWAKQGILLLNAVLTVRAHQANSHKNHGWETFTDAVIRRVNEKSEPVIFVLWGAYAQKKTALIDTSRHTIIQSAHPSPLSARNGFFGSKPFSKINAALCANGKPEIDWQLPDL
- a CDS encoding antibiotic biosynthesis monooxygenase family protein; this translates as MHTIKEITSFEIPAGKDEEFLKGWNEIAEQMRRAPGALSIHLHESLDPSAKFRFVAVTQWESSLLYEATRDQATRAFEALRRKMPFAAYPALYRLVVASAATPPPLAAFPVVG